The uncultured Hyphomonas sp. genome includes a window with the following:
- a CDS encoding SDR family oxidoreductase translates to MIDYTGKVALVTGGASGIGEALAIQLSQRGADVVIADIQENLAKEVAANLTRPGLAIPCDLSKPEAPAPLVKEAFDWKGRLDLVCANAGIDRHKRMTKEDFGPETMRMFEVNMFAPFRMAQAYAAVLTGSGVRGRLMITGSENSLSLPHAVKRAHIGAYGATKHGVLIMAEWLREDLGGELMDLHVLMPGGVYTPLIASGIPDPAMIPPEFNVIMPEQCAEIALKGLDLGLFYIPTHAHIGEDIRPRFDGVQDALTQLGLT, encoded by the coding sequence ATGATCGATTACACAGGCAAAGTGGCGCTGGTCACAGGCGGGGCATCCGGCATCGGCGAAGCGCTGGCAATCCAGCTGAGCCAGCGCGGCGCTGACGTCGTGATTGCAGACATTCAGGAAAACCTCGCCAAGGAGGTCGCCGCAAACCTTACCCGCCCAGGCCTTGCCATCCCCTGCGACCTGTCAAAACCGGAAGCCCCTGCCCCGCTTGTGAAAGAGGCGTTTGATTGGAAAGGCCGTTTGGATCTCGTCTGCGCCAATGCCGGTATCGATCGGCACAAGCGGATGACGAAAGAGGATTTCGGGCCAGAGACGATGCGCATGTTCGAAGTGAACATGTTCGCCCCCTTCCGCATGGCGCAGGCCTATGCCGCTGTCCTGACAGGCTCAGGCGTGCGGGGGCGGCTGATGATCACGGGGTCCGAAAACTCGCTCAGCCTGCCGCATGCCGTGAAGCGCGCCCATATCGGCGCCTATGGCGCGACCAAGCATGGCGTGCTGATCATGGCCGAGTGGCTGCGCGAGGACCTTGGCGGCGAACTGATGGATCTTCACGTGCTGATGCCGGGCGGGGTCTACACGCCGCTGATCGCCAGCGGAATTCCGGATCCGGCGATGATCCCTCCGGAGTTCAACGTCATCATGCCAGAGCAGTGCGCCGAGATCGCCCTGAAGGGGCTCGACCTCGGCCTGTTCTACATTCCCACCCATGCTCATATCGGAGAGGACATCCGCCCGCGTTTCGACGGCGTGCAGGATGCCCTCACACAATTGGGGCTGACCTAA
- a CDS encoding DNA repair protein RecN, which translates to MILALSIRDFVLIDRLDIEPGDGFTALTGETGAGKSIILDALALTLGAAADRSLVRAGAEQASVAAEFAAVPGHPVWDVLAEHGFEAGPDETLTLKRIVRANGPARAFINDQPVSAALLAEAGETLVEIHGQHAASALMRPSSHRKMLDLFAGNEALLEACAAAHAARLEARETRERLEAETEEALRTREWLAGAVEELDTLAPQAGEAGSLTETRTRLMQSERVTEAITEAEEALADAEIETALSKASRAAERICRLPGFDGADHPMAHAARAAAEALERALIETGEAEAAIAALESLVEHDTTALESAEARLFALRAVARKHMVDPDLLPDMLETLQERLNLVEAGEDALIRARKAESAANAAWHAAAEKLTAARKAAAAQLGKAIAKELAPLKLGRAVIRVSVTPLGEDGGAHGADRVEFDAETNPGAGFGPLRKIASGGELARVSLALKCALAEAGSAGTLIFDEADQGVGGAVAAAIGERLIRLGRTRQVFAITHSPQVAAAARSQWLVEKGRGKSGGTRLRGLDESDRQEEIARMLSGAEITEEARAAAGRLLEDV; encoded by the coding sequence ATGATCCTTGCTTTGTCCATTCGGGATTTCGTGCTGATCGACCGTCTCGATATCGAGCCGGGCGACGGCTTTACCGCGCTGACCGGCGAGACCGGGGCCGGCAAATCCATCATTCTCGATGCGCTGGCCCTGACGCTGGGCGCCGCTGCAGACCGGAGCCTTGTCCGCGCCGGGGCAGAGCAGGCGAGCGTCGCGGCGGAATTTGCCGCCGTGCCGGGCCATCCGGTCTGGGACGTGCTCGCCGAGCATGGCTTCGAGGCTGGCCCGGACGAGACGCTGACCCTGAAACGCATCGTGCGGGCCAACGGGCCCGCCCGTGCCTTTATCAACGACCAGCCGGTGAGCGCGGCCCTTCTGGCGGAAGCGGGCGAGACGCTGGTGGAGATCCATGGCCAGCACGCCGCCTCGGCGCTGATGCGGCCATCCTCCCATCGCAAGATGCTGGACCTGTTCGCAGGCAATGAGGCCCTGCTGGAGGCGTGCGCAGCGGCGCATGCGGCCCGGCTGGAAGCGCGTGAGACACGGGAACGGCTGGAGGCCGAAACCGAGGAAGCGCTGCGCACGCGGGAATGGCTGGCTGGCGCGGTGGAGGAGCTCGACACGCTCGCTCCGCAAGCCGGGGAGGCCGGCAGCCTGACAGAGACCCGCACGCGCCTCATGCAGTCCGAGCGCGTCACAGAGGCCATCACCGAAGCGGAGGAGGCGCTCGCAGATGCCGAGATCGAGACAGCCCTGTCGAAAGCCTCCCGTGCGGCGGAACGCATTTGCCGCCTGCCGGGCTTCGATGGCGCCGATCACCCGATGGCCCACGCAGCCCGCGCCGCCGCCGAGGCGCTGGAACGGGCGCTGATCGAAACAGGGGAGGCCGAAGCAGCGATTGCCGCACTGGAAAGCCTGGTCGAGCACGACACGACCGCGCTGGAGTCTGCCGAGGCGCGGCTCTTCGCGCTGCGCGCCGTGGCCCGCAAGCATATGGTCGACCCGGACCTGTTACCGGACATGCTGGAAACCCTGCAGGAGCGGCTGAACCTGGTCGAGGCCGGCGAGGATGCCCTCATCCGGGCCCGCAAGGCCGAGAGCGCTGCGAACGCTGCCTGGCACGCGGCAGCCGAGAAGCTGACCGCGGCGCGTAAGGCGGCAGCCGCGCAGCTCGGAAAAGCCATCGCCAAGGAACTTGCGCCATTGAAGCTCGGCCGCGCGGTGATCCGCGTGTCTGTGACGCCGCTGGGCGAAGACGGCGGCGCGCATGGCGCCGACCGGGTGGAGTTCGATGCCGAGACCAATCCCGGCGCCGGCTTCGGCCCGTTGCGCAAGATCGCTTCGGGCGGCGAACTGGCGCGCGTCTCGCTGGCCCTGAAATGCGCCCTCGCCGAGGCGGGCAGCGCCGGCACGCTGATCTTCGATGAGGCCGATCAGGGCGTCGGCGGCGCGGTGGCCGCGGCTATTGGTGAGCGGCTGATCCGGCTGGGGCGCACGCGTCAGGTCTTTGCCATCACCCACAGCCCGCAGGTGGCCGCCGCCGCCCGCTCGCAGTGGCTTGTGGAAAAGGGCAGGGGCAAGTCTGGTGGCACGCGCCTGCGCGGGCTAGATGAGTCGGACAGGCAGGAAGAAATTGCCCGCATGCTGTCCGGCGCCGAAATTACCGAAGAGGCACGGGCAGCTGCCGGGAGGCTGTTGGAGGATGTATGA
- the ligA gene encoding NAD-dependent DNA ligase LigA, producing MSEATPVEDLTRDEAAVELERLAGLMAEADAAYYQEDAPLMTDAEYDAARLRNAAIEARFPDLKREDSPSDRVGAAAHEGFAKAAHAAPMLSLDNAFSDEDVSDFADRIRRFLGLGADEEVAITAEPKIDGLSLSLTYEKGKLKRAATRGNGEVGEDVTANARTLDDIPEKLGGKGWPDMIEIRGEVYMTKADFAALNAREEAAGRKVFANPRNAAAGSLRQLDVEVTKSRPLRFFAYAWAAESAPFAETQHEAVQAFADWGFSTNPLMVRAGTVDELLTAYRDVEAKRADLPYDIDGVVYKVDRLDWQQRLGFVSRAPRWAIAHKFPAEKATTELQGIDIQVGRTGSLTPVARLKPVTVGGVVVSNATLHNEDEIARLGVKPGDTVEIQRAGDVIPQVLRVVKDGGGAPWQMPHQCPICGSDAVREIDAKGEEDVRRRCTGGLVCPAQAVERLKHFVSRKALDIDGLGARQVLLFHEKGVLKVPQDIFRLPAAIEAAGLPPLEEWDGFGKVSAKKLLDAIDARRTVPFARFLNGLGIRHVGQTTSQLFARTFLKWDVFWQNVVSAAEEGEGSEAWEALAGIDGIGATAVNALCDFEREAHNREMLAALLSELTIQDEAKAASDSPVAGKTIVFTGTLERMTRDEAKARASALGAKVSGSVSAKTDLLVAGPGAGSKLKKAQDLGVQTMTEDEWFDLIGG from the coding sequence ATGAGCGAGGCGACCCCGGTCGAGGACCTGACGCGCGACGAGGCTGCGGTCGAACTTGAACGCCTGGCTGGCCTGATGGCCGAGGCGGACGCGGCTTACTATCAGGAAGACGCGCCGCTGATGACCGATGCGGAATACGACGCTGCGCGCCTGCGCAATGCCGCAATTGAGGCGCGCTTCCCGGACCTGAAGCGGGAAGACAGCCCGTCAGACCGGGTGGGCGCCGCCGCGCATGAGGGCTTTGCCAAGGCCGCGCATGCTGCGCCCATGCTGTCGCTCGACAATGCGTTCTCGGATGAGGATGTCAGTGATTTTGCTGACCGGATCCGGCGCTTCCTCGGCCTTGGCGCCGATGAGGAGGTCGCGATCACGGCCGAGCCGAAGATCGACGGTCTCTCCCTCAGCCTCACCTATGAGAAGGGGAAACTGAAACGCGCCGCAACACGAGGCAATGGCGAAGTGGGGGAGGACGTCACCGCCAATGCCCGGACGTTGGACGACATTCCGGAAAAGCTCGGTGGCAAGGGCTGGCCGGACATGATTGAGATCCGCGGCGAAGTCTATATGACCAAGGCGGATTTTGCGGCGCTCAATGCGCGCGAAGAGGCGGCGGGCCGGAAGGTCTTTGCCAATCCGCGCAATGCGGCCGCAGGCAGCCTGCGCCAGCTGGATGTCGAGGTCACGAAATCCCGCCCATTGCGTTTCTTCGCCTATGCCTGGGCGGCCGAAAGCGCGCCATTTGCCGAGACCCAGCATGAAGCCGTGCAGGCATTCGCAGACTGGGGCTTTTCGACCAACCCCTTGATGGTTCGTGCCGGGACGGTTGACGAATTGCTGACCGCCTATCGCGATGTCGAGGCAAAGCGGGCAGACCTGCCCTATGACATCGATGGCGTTGTCTACAAGGTGGACCGGCTGGACTGGCAGCAGCGGCTGGGCTTCGTGTCCCGCGCGCCGCGCTGGGCCATTGCGCACAAATTCCCGGCGGAGAAGGCGACGACGGAATTGCAGGGGATCGACATTCAGGTTGGCCGTACTGGCTCTCTGACACCTGTTGCGCGGCTGAAGCCGGTGACGGTCGGCGGCGTGGTCGTCTCCAACGCCACGCTGCACAATGAAGACGAGATTGCACGCCTTGGCGTGAAGCCCGGCGACACGGTGGAGATCCAGCGTGCGGGCGATGTGATCCCACAGGTCCTCCGTGTTGTGAAGGATGGCGGCGGCGCGCCCTGGCAGATGCCGCACCAGTGCCCGATCTGCGGCTCGGATGCGGTCCGGGAGATCGATGCCAAGGGCGAGGAAGACGTGCGCCGGCGCTGCACCGGCGGCCTCGTCTGCCCCGCGCAGGCGGTGGAGCGGCTGAAGCATTTCGTCTCCCGCAAGGCGCTGGACATTGATGGCCTCGGTGCCAGGCAAGTCCTGCTTTTCCATGAAAAGGGCGTCCTGAAAGTTCCGCAGGATATTTTCCGGCTCCCCGCCGCCATTGAGGCCGCGGGTCTGCCGCCGCTCGAAGAATGGGATGGCTTCGGCAAGGTCTCGGCGAAGAAACTGCTGGATGCCATCGATGCGCGCCGGACGGTGCCGTTCGCGCGGTTTCTGAACGGGCTCGGCATCCGGCATGTCGGGCAAACCACGTCGCAACTCTTCGCGCGGACATTCCTGAAGTGGGATGTGTTCTGGCAAAACGTTGTCTCTGCCGCTGAAGAGGGGGAGGGCAGCGAGGCCTGGGAAGCGCTGGCCGGCATTGACGGTATCGGCGCAACGGCGGTCAACGCGCTCTGCGATTTCGAGCGTGAGGCGCACAATCGCGAGATGCTGGCGGCCTTGCTCTCCGAGCTGACGATTCAGGACGAAGCCAAAGCCGCCTCTGACAGTCCGGTCGCAGGCAAGACAATCGTCTTCACCGGCACCTTGGAGCGCATGACGCGGGACGAGGCCAAGGCACGCGCCAGTGCACTGGGCGCAAAAGTCTCAGGCTCGGTGTCCGCCAAGACGGACCTTCTGGTCGCCGGACCAGGCGCCGGATCAAAGCTCAAGAAGGCTCAGGATCTCGGTGTGCAGACGATGACCGAGGATGAATGGTTTGACCTGATCGGTGGCTGA
- a CDS encoding outer membrane protein assembly factor BamD, which translates to MKPAKPLALALIAVAVSLTACQNREKRQRELAYVERPVEQLYNQAGRELDQRDYETAILLFNEVERQHPYSEWARKAMVMTAYAQYQRHDYDETIAAAQRYISLHPGGSEAAYAYYLIAVSQFEQIVDVGRDQGMTVQTKASLQDVLRRFPESKYARDAQVKLDMVNDQLAGKEMEVGRWYLRSNQTLAAINRFRTVVKEYDETSHSEEALYRLVEAYLSIGMRPQATEAAATLGYNYPDSDWYRMAYQLMTSEGIMIDTSAPKRTLLQRLIPGGK; encoded by the coding sequence ATGAAGCCTGCCAAGCCCCTTGCCCTCGCCCTGATTGCCGTGGCTGTCAGCCTCACCGCATGCCAGAACCGGGAAAAGCGCCAGCGCGAACTGGCCTATGTCGAGCGCCCGGTCGAGCAGCTCTATAATCAGGCAGGCCGCGAGCTGGACCAGCGCGACTATGAGACCGCCATCCTGCTGTTCAACGAAGTCGAGCGACAGCACCCCTATTCCGAATGGGCCCGCAAGGCGATGGTGATGACGGCCTACGCCCAATACCAGCGCCATGATTATGACGAGACCATCGCGGCCGCGCAGCGTTACATCTCGCTGCATCCGGGCGGCTCCGAAGCGGCTTATGCCTACTACCTGATCGCCGTCAGCCAGTTCGAACAGATCGTCGATGTCGGCCGCGACCAGGGCATGACCGTGCAGACCAAGGCCTCGCTTCAGGACGTGCTGCGCCGTTTCCCGGAGAGCAAATATGCCCGCGACGCGCAGGTGAAGCTGGACATGGTCAATGACCAGCTGGCCGGCAAGGAGATGGAAGTCGGCCGCTGGTACCTGCGGTCCAACCAGACGCTGGCAGCGATCAATCGTTTCCGCACCGTGGTGAAGGAGTATGACGAGACGTCCCACTCCGAAGAAGCGCTCTACCGCCTCGTCGAGGCCTATCTCTCGATCGGCATGCGCCCGCAGGCGACCGAAGCGGCTGCCACGCTCGGCTACAATTATCCGGATTCGGACTGGTACAGGATGGCCTACCAGCTGATGACGTCGGAAGGTATCATGATCGATACGTCGGCGCCGAAACGCACGCTGCTGCAGCGGCTGATCCCGGGCGGCAAATAG
- the lpxC gene encoding UDP-3-O-acyl-N-acetylglucosamine deacetylase — protein sequence MSRFGMEMQQTIERPAMCAGVGVHSGEKARLVLKPAPVGTGVVFRRTDLGLKNASILAHATNVSDVQLGTTISNGNGVSVAVVEHLMAAVCGLGIDNLLIEIDGPEVPIMDGSSAVYCELLLQAGLKQQTAPRRRIRILETIEIVDGPKRASLSPSPDNHLTLRARIEYDNSVIGVQQMALRLAPGMFARDLAFARTYGFARDVEMLRSMGLARGGSLDNAVVIDDDEAIMNPEGLRIEDEFVRHKMLDAVGDLMLAGAPIAGAYDAVQPGHALNNKLVRKLLETPEAWCWESDADTDLVSQAVRAGAAI from the coding sequence GTGAGTAGATTTGGCATGGAAATGCAGCAGACCATCGAGCGGCCGGCCATGTGCGCCGGCGTCGGCGTCCATAGCGGCGAAAAAGCCCGGCTGGTGCTGAAGCCGGCCCCGGTGGGCACAGGCGTCGTTTTCCGCCGGACCGACCTTGGCCTGAAGAATGCCAGCATCCTCGCCCACGCAACCAATGTTTCCGACGTGCAGCTCGGCACCACCATCTCGAACGGGAATGGCGTGTCTGTGGCGGTCGTCGAACACCTGATGGCAGCCGTCTGTGGCCTTGGCATCGACAATCTCCTGATCGAGATCGACGGGCCGGAAGTGCCGATCATGGACGGCTCCTCGGCGGTCTATTGCGAATTGCTGCTGCAGGCCGGCCTGAAACAGCAGACCGCGCCGCGCCGCCGCATCCGTATTCTCGAAACGATCGAAATCGTCGACGGGCCGAAGCGTGCGTCGCTGTCGCCTTCTCCCGACAACCACCTCACGCTGCGCGCCCGGATTGAGTATGACAACAGCGTCATCGGCGTGCAGCAGATGGCCCTGCGCCTGGCACCCGGCATGTTTGCCCGTGACCTCGCCTTCGCCCGCACCTATGGCTTTGCCCGCGATGTCGAGATGCTCCGCTCCATGGGCCTTGCCCGCGGCGGTTCGCTCGACAATGCCGTCGTGATCGATGACGACGAAGCGATCATGAACCCGGAAGGCCTGCGCATCGAGGATGAGTTCGTACGCCATAAGATGCTGGACGCCGTGGGAGACCTGATGCTGGCCGGTGCGCCGATTGCGGGCGCCTATGATGCCGTGCAGCCGGGCCATGCCCTCAACAACAAGCTGGTCCGCAAGCTTCTGGAGACGCCGGAAGCCTGGTGCTGGGAAAGCGACGCCGACACCGATCTCGTCTCGCAAGCCGTGCGCGCCGGGGCCGCGATCTAA
- the ftsZ gene encoding cell division protein FtsZ has protein sequence MNYELKPRILVFGVGGAGGNAVDNMIEANLQGVEFIAANTDAQALSRSKADTRIQLGPVTTSGLGAGARPEIGEKAAEESIDEIKQQLEGAHMVFIAAGMGGGTGTGAAPIIARAAREMEILTVAVVTKPFGFEGNRRMHVAESGLDLIRSHVDTMIVVPNQNLFRIANDRTTFAEAFRMADDVLYSGVRGITDLMVMPGLINLDFADVSSIMHGMGTAMMGMGEATGENRALEAARQAIDNPLLDDISMKGAKGVLINITGGYDMTLFELDEAANEIRREVDTDANIILGSAFDTELEGRLRVSVIAAGVEANFTAQPAVEQETVRQPIAAPVEDPEPEIEPEAETTEPAETQMEDAPAEAPAPAADEDRPTIITHRPTPAEAEADADAAQQEETHYEGAEGDEEVSADSVFSAHRDAPVAEKPKAEQSGSGFANLFGWRRNTPQGENDDAAEPAPIVSSPDDHPEPAPFDDADLEIPAFLRRSANH, from the coding sequence ATGAATTACGAACTGAAGCCCAGGATCCTGGTCTTTGGCGTCGGCGGTGCCGGTGGCAACGCAGTCGACAACATGATCGAAGCGAACCTGCAGGGCGTCGAGTTCATTGCAGCCAATACCGACGCGCAGGCCCTCTCGCGTTCGAAAGCCGACACGCGCATCCAGCTCGGCCCGGTCACCACGTCCGGTCTTGGCGCCGGTGCACGTCCGGAAATCGGTGAAAAAGCCGCCGAGGAATCCATCGACGAGATCAAGCAGCAGCTTGAAGGGGCACACATGGTGTTCATCGCTGCTGGCATGGGCGGTGGCACCGGCACAGGCGCAGCCCCCATCATTGCCCGCGCTGCCCGCGAAATGGAAATCCTCACCGTTGCCGTCGTGACCAAGCCGTTCGGCTTCGAAGGCAACCGCCGCATGCACGTGGCTGAAAGCGGGCTGGACCTGATCCGCTCTCATGTCGACACGATGATCGTGGTGCCGAACCAGAACCTCTTCCGCATCGCCAATGACCGCACGACCTTCGCCGAAGCCTTCCGCATGGCTGACGACGTGCTCTATTCCGGCGTGCGCGGCATCACCGACCTTATGGTCATGCCCGGCCTGATCAATCTCGACTTCGCCGATGTCAGCTCGATCATGCACGGTATGGGCACCGCCATGATGGGCATGGGCGAAGCCACCGGGGAGAACCGTGCCCTGGAAGCCGCGCGCCAGGCCATCGACAACCCGCTGCTGGACGACATTTCGATGAAGGGCGCCAAAGGCGTGCTCATCAACATTACCGGCGGCTATGACATGACCCTGTTCGAGCTGGACGAAGCCGCCAATGAGATCCGCCGCGAGGTGGATACCGATGCGAACATCATTCTCGGGTCGGCCTTCGACACCGAACTGGAAGGCCGTCTGCGCGTGTCCGTGATCGCGGCGGGTGTCGAAGCCAACTTCACCGCCCAGCCTGCCGTGGAACAGGAAACGGTCCGCCAGCCGATCGCTGCCCCGGTTGAAGACCCGGAACCCGAAATCGAACCTGAAGCGGAAACCACCGAACCGGCTGAAACGCAGATGGAAGACGCGCCCGCCGAGGCCCCTGCCCCGGCTGCGGATGAAGACCGTCCGACCATCATCACGCACCGGCCGACGCCAGCTGAGGCAGAAGCTGACGCGGATGCGGCCCAACAGGAAGAAACCCACTACGAAGGCGCAGAAGGAGACGAAGAAGTGTCTGCAGATTCCGTATTCTCCGCCCATCGCGACGCGCCCGTCGCCGAAAAACCGAAAGCCGAGCAAAGCGGATCGGGCTTTGCCAATCTGTTTGGCTGGCGCCGCAACACGCCGCAGGGCGAAAACGACGACGCCGCGGAACCGGCCCCGATCGTGTCTTCGCCGGACGATCATCCGGAACCGGCCCCGTTCGACGATGCGGACCTTGAGATTCCCGCTTTCCTGCGCCGGTCGGCCAATCACTGA
- the ftsA gene encoding cell division protein FtsA produces MANVQSRRAPRMGRSQTGTVAALDIGCSKITCLIGRNDGSGPRSFRILGAGRQQSRGFTGGTITDMEGLERAIRLAVEDAEREAGEQISNVMLGITGQKLASTLVTARIAIDGREINQKDVRRIQAQALAKIPARGEETLAAWPVAYRVDEQEGVREPQGMYANELSLLLSVVTAPKSVVKNLVECVGRAHIGVTALIPSSIASGAGTLIDDEIENGAICIDMGAGVTAVSVYLNGSPAWLGLVPAGGSHVTSDLAQGLGTTFAAAERLKSVYGTANLEGPGLAERIEVPRLGDDGRLQATRMERGQLAAIIAPRVEETFEFVRQTLDSSGVRKVLPHRVVLTGGASQLPGVRDVASRILQAPVRLGRPTIAEFLGETLATPAFSTASGLLLYSELGFADAVRAAASRKDGPESRSGVVNKVFHWLEENF; encoded by the coding sequence ATGGCGAACGTCCAGTCCCGCCGGGCCCCGCGTATGGGCCGTTCGCAGACCGGCACGGTGGCGGCGCTGGACATCGGCTGCTCGAAGATCACCTGCCTGATCGGCCGCAATGACGGATCCGGCCCCCGCAGCTTCCGCATCCTCGGCGCCGGACGCCAGCAATCGCGCGGCTTCACCGGCGGCACGATCACGGACATGGAAGGCCTCGAACGCGCCATCCGTCTCGCCGTGGAAGATGCCGAACGCGAAGCCGGAGAACAGATCTCCAATGTGATGCTCGGCATCACCGGACAGAAACTGGCCTCCACGCTGGTAACCGCCCGGATCGCGATCGACGGACGGGAGATCAACCAGAAAGACGTGCGGCGCATCCAGGCCCAGGCGCTGGCGAAGATCCCGGCGCGCGGCGAAGAAACCCTCGCCGCCTGGCCGGTTGCCTACCGCGTCGACGAGCAGGAAGGCGTGCGCGAGCCGCAGGGCATGTATGCCAATGAGCTGAGCCTGCTGCTGTCGGTCGTCACCGCACCGAAATCGGTGGTGAAGAACCTCGTCGAATGCGTGGGCCGCGCACATATCGGTGTCACGGCCCTGATCCCCTCCTCCATTGCGAGCGGCGCAGGCACGCTGATCGACGACGAAATCGAGAATGGCGCCATCTGCATCGATATGGGTGCCGGCGTGACGGCCGTCTCGGTCTACCTGAACGGTTCCCCGGCCTGGCTGGGCCTTGTACCGGCGGGTGGATCACATGTGACTTCTGACCTGGCGCAGGGCCTCGGCACGACCTTCGCGGCTGCCGAACGCCTGAAAAGCGTCTATGGCACGGCCAATCTTGAAGGCCCCGGCCTTGCCGAAAGAATCGAAGTCCCGCGCCTTGGCGACGATGGCCGCCTGCAGGCAACGCGCATGGAGCGCGGCCAACTGGCAGCGATCATCGCCCCGCGGGTTGAAGAGACGTTCGAATTCGTTCGCCAGACCCTCGATTCCAGTGGTGTACGCAAAGTACTCCCCCACCGGGTCGTGCTGACGGGCGGCGCTTCGCAGTTGCCGGGCGTGCGCGACGTCGCCAGCCGCATCCTGCAGGCGCCAGTGCGGCTTGGGCGCCCGACCATCGCCGAATTTCTGGGCGAAACACTGGCAACACCAGCTTTCTCCACAGCCTCCGGTCTGCTACTGTACTCCGAGTTGGGGTTTGCGGACGCAGTGAGGGCAGCTGCTTCGCGCAAGGACGGACCAGAGTCGAGAAGCGGCGTGGTGAACAAAGTGTTCCATTGGCTCGAAGAAAATTTCTGA
- a CDS encoding cell division protein FtsQ/DivIB: MPKISRNQPPPKRKREPITFVDEVTGEEVRVSSVLFGFVMLIAIIVALAAWMGGSMSQIENRFAGFMDDSARMAGVSVNEVSVLGLEQDPALQQEIRAAAMIEPGENMFRADPYIIRRRVEGTHKVLNVRVHRLWPDQVVIIADAAEPVAIWHDGTEWTVVDGLGRVIPDERASDHPDLVRVAGRGAPEAAPALVKALADAPAVTSDLAIATRINDRRWDMRLISGATVRLPEDIDLTSALGRLSDLQVRTALMQRPLKMIDLRNAGRVYLGPVNPPNFNAREIAARS, encoded by the coding sequence ATGCCGAAGATAAGCCGCAACCAGCCCCCTCCGAAGCGCAAGCGCGAACCGATCACTTTCGTGGACGAAGTGACAGGCGAGGAAGTGCGCGTCTCGTCCGTCCTGTTCGGCTTTGTCATGCTGATCGCCATCATCGTGGCGCTGGCCGCCTGGATGGGCGGATCCATGTCGCAGATCGAAAACCGGTTTGCCGGCTTCATGGATGATTCCGCCCGCATGGCCGGCGTCTCGGTCAACGAAGTCTCCGTCCTCGGCCTGGAACAGGATCCGGCACTGCAGCAGGAAATCCGCGCGGCCGCCATGATCGAGCCCGGCGAGAACATGTTCCGCGCCGATCCCTACATCATCCGCCGCCGCGTTGAGGGCACCCATAAAGTGCTGAACGTGCGCGTGCACCGCCTCTGGCCGGACCAGGTCGTGATTATAGCGGACGCCGCCGAGCCGGTCGCCATCTGGCATGACGGCACTGAGTGGACCGTGGTCGACGGCCTTGGCCGTGTCATCCCGGATGAACGCGCCAGCGACCATCCGGACCTTGTCCGCGTCGCCGGCCGCGGTGCACCGGAAGCCGCCCCTGCGCTCGTCAAGGCACTGGCCGATGCACCCGCCGTCACCAGCGATCTCGCCATCGCGACCCGCATCAATGACCGCCGCTGGGACATGCGCCTGATTTCCGGCGCCACCGTCCGCCTGCCGGAAGATATCGACCTGACGAGCGCGCTTGGCCGCCTGAGCGACCTTCAGGTGCGCACCGCCCTCATGCAGCGCCCGCTGAAAATGATCGACCTGCGCAATGCCGGCCGCGTCTATCTCGGCCCGGTCAACCCGCCGAACTTCAATGCGCGCGAAATCGCGGCGCGGTCCTGA